A region of Halarcobacter mediterraneus DNA encodes the following proteins:
- the htpG gene encoding molecular chaperone HtpG, translating to MAKHQFQTEVGQLLHLMTHSLYSNKEIFIRELVSNASDAIDKLNYLKLTDDNIKSKLPEDWSGEINITFDEEDKSLTIIDNGIGMNEEDLIASIGTIAKSGTKSFVEALTGDAKKDSNLIGQFGVGFYSVFMVASKVDVISKKAGEEQAYKWSSTGTGEFDLSPCTKESSGTVIYIKLKDEEAQEFASKPRIENIVGKYSDHIAYPIYLNYTEEIEEELSEEDKKAGKEAKKTEEKRHEQINKATALWTQPKSKIKEEEYNDFYKSISHDSQDPLATIHTKAEGVSEYTTLFYIPKTAPMDMYRADYQPGVKLYVKRVFITDDEKDLLPTYLRFVRGIIDSEDLPLNVSREILQENRILANIKQSSVKKILSEIKKLSKDEEKYKEFIEQYNRPLKEGAYQDFTNKDKLLELIRFKSTKTEADSMTSLDKYKENADSEQKAIFYIIGENEKVLRNSPLLEAYKKNDIEVLILDDKEIDEIVTPMYGAYQEWEFKDITSCEAPKVEQTEEEKKEVEEKFEDITKKIKEILGESVADVKVTNRLSESPSCVVKDAGDAQMAQMAQMMRAMGQEMPETAPILEINPDHEIVKKLNGYSDDKMVEDVSWVLLDQAKLSEGMEITDTVAFAQRLSRITAKAL from the coding sequence ATGGCAAAGCATCAATTTCAAACTGAAGTAGGACAACTATTACATTTAATGACACACTCTTTATACTCAAATAAAGAGATTTTTATAAGAGAACTTGTATCAAATGCAAGTGATGCAATTGATAAACTAAACTATTTAAAATTGACAGATGATAATATAAAATCAAAGTTACCAGAGGATTGGTCTGGAGAAATCAATATTACTTTTGATGAAGAAGATAAGTCTTTAACTATTATTGATAATGGTATTGGTATGAATGAAGAAGATTTAATCGCTTCTATTGGTACTATTGCAAAATCAGGTACAAAATCTTTCGTTGAAGCTTTAACAGGTGATGCAAAAAAAGATTCAAACTTAATTGGACAATTTGGTGTTGGTTTCTATTCTGTATTTATGGTAGCTTCAAAAGTAGATGTAATCTCTAAAAAAGCAGGAGAAGAACAAGCTTATAAGTGGTCATCAACTGGTACAGGAGAATTTGATTTATCTCCTTGTACAAAAGAGTCAAGTGGTACAGTTATTTATATCAAGTTAAAAGATGAAGAAGCCCAAGAGTTTGCTTCTAAACCAAGAATTGAAAATATTGTAGGAAAATATTCTGACCATATTGCTTATCCTATTTACTTAAACTATACAGAAGAAATAGAAGAAGAATTAAGTGAAGAAGATAAAAAAGCTGGAAAAGAAGCAAAGAAAACAGAAGAAAAAAGACATGAGCAAATCAATAAGGCAACAGCTTTATGGACTCAACCAAAATCAAAAATCAAAGAAGAAGAGTATAATGATTTTTATAAATCAATTTCTCATGATTCACAAGATCCATTGGCAACTATTCATACAAAAGCTGAAGGTGTAAGTGAATATACTACATTATTCTATATCCCTAAAACTGCCCCAATGGATATGTACAGAGCTGATTATCAACCAGGTGTAAAACTATATGTAAAAAGAGTATTTATTACAGATGATGAAAAAGATTTATTACCAACGTACCTTAGATTTGTTAGAGGTATTATTGACTCTGAAGATTTACCATTAAATGTTTCAAGAGAAATTTTACAAGAAAATAGAATATTAGCAAATATTAAACAATCTTCTGTAAAGAAAATCTTATCAGAAATCAAAAAACTTTCAAAAGATGAAGAAAAATATAAAGAATTTATTGAACAATATAATAGACCACTAAAAGAGGGTGCATATCAAGATTTTACAAATAAAGATAAGTTGTTAGAGCTTATTAGATTTAAATCAACAAAAACTGAAGCTGATTCAATGACTTCTTTAGATAAATATAAAGAAAATGCAGACTCAGAACAAAAAGCTATTTTCTATATCATAGGTGAAAATGAGAAAGTTCTTAGAAACTCTCCACTTCTTGAAGCATACAAAAAAAATGATATTGAAGTACTTATTTTAGATGACAAAGAAATTGATGAAATCGTAACTCCAATGTATGGTGCATACCAAGAGTGGGAATTCAAAGATATTACTTCTTGCGAAGCTCCAAAAGTAGAACAAACAGAAGAAGAGAAAAAAGAAGTAGAAGAGAAGTTTGAAGATATTACGAAGAAAATCAAAGAAATTTTAGGTGAATCTGTAGCAGATGTAAAAGTTACAAATAGACTTTCAGAGTCTCCATCTTGTGTAGTAAAAGATGCAGGAGATGCTCAAATGGCACAAATGGCTCAAATGATGAGAGCAATGGGACAAGAAATGCCAGAAACTGCTCCAATCCTAGAAATTAATCCTGACCATGAAATTGTTAAGAAGTTAAATGGTTATTCTGATGATAAAATGGTAGAAGATGTATCTTGGGTATTATTAGACCAAGCAAAACTAAGTGAAGGTATGGAAATCACTGATACTGTTGCCTTTGCACAGAGACTTTCTAGAATCACTGCAAAAGCTTTATAA
- a CDS encoding DUF6172 family protein: MKKTFKLKQENKHPDRVVDSIKYEVRKYIKREKRKALPEDKDFWFFDCKFAIGDEEPKVIEFADITKSIDEAAKSEADTFYLEILARAEKKPEKEEEETLETKEVVSEEEDKVED, translated from the coding sequence TTGAAAAAGACTTTTAAATTAAAGCAAGAAAACAAACACCCTGATAGAGTTGTAGATTCTATTAAATATGAAGTAAGAAAATATATCAAAAGAGAAAAAAGAAAAGCACTTCCTGAAGATAAAGACTTTTGGTTTTTTGACTGTAAATTTGCAATAGGTGATGAAGAACCTAAAGTAATAGAGTTTGCAGATATCACAAAATCTATTGATGAAGCAGCTAAATCTGAAGCTGATACTTTCTACTTAGAAATACTTGCAAGAGCAGAAAAAAAACCTGAGAAAGAAGAAGAGGAAACTTTAGAGACTAAAGAAGTTGTATCAGAAGAAGAGGATAAAGTAGAGGACTAA
- a CDS encoding sulfite exporter TauE/SafE family protein, whose protein sequence is METEFLVVFTLVILISSFIHGSIGFGFGLISTPVVALFTDIQTTITYIIIPTMIVNLVSILSEGKFFEALRRFWLIILLMVIGSVFGTFILVYYNSEYFKLILAFIIFFYLFQSLVKFRASFISDYPKSSTYGLGLIGGVVSGLTNVVAPLTIMYTLELKYSKKDTIQLSNLCFLFTKVGQVATFVYFGEFTSQAVQISFASIFIIAIGLYFGIKIKKKIDAKFYAKILKALLFIIAWMLVFQTVLG, encoded by the coding sequence ATGGAAACTGAGTTTTTAGTAGTTTTTACACTAGTTATTCTTATCTCTTCATTTATACATGGAAGTATTGGCTTTGGTTTTGGTCTTATCTCAACTCCAGTAGTTGCACTTTTTACAGATATTCAAACAACAATCACATACATAATAATCCCAACAATGATAGTAAACCTTGTAAGCATTCTAAGTGAAGGAAAGTTTTTTGAAGCCTTACGAAGATTTTGGCTTATCATTTTACTTATGGTTATAGGTAGTGTGTTTGGAACATTTATTTTAGTTTATTACAACTCGGAGTATTTTAAACTTATACTTGCATTTATAATATTCTTTTATCTTTTCCAATCTTTAGTAAAATTTAGAGCTAGTTTTATATCTGATTATCCAAAATCTTCAACCTATGGATTAGGACTTATTGGTGGAGTTGTCTCAGGTCTTACAAATGTAGTTGCTCCACTTACTATTATGTACACCTTAGAATTAAAGTACTCAAAAAAAGATACGATTCAGCTTTCAAACTTATGTTTTCTTTTTACAAAAGTAGGGCAAGTTGCGACTTTTGTTTACTTTGGAGAGTTTACATCTCAAGCAGTACAAATTTCTTTTGCTAGTATTTTTATTATTGCTATTGGTCTTTATTTTGGTATAAAAATAAAGAAAAAAATAGATGCCAAATTCTATGCAAAGATATTAAAAGCCTTATTGTTTATTATTGCATGGATGTTAGTTTTTCAAACAGTTTTAGGTTAA
- a CDS encoding LysR family transcriptional regulator translates to MDSNLLKVFIKVANTKSISQAAKELEFTQSNVTLRIKQLEKNIGYSLFHRTNRGVILTNEGEKLFPYAMDIIKKVEEAQVHMRNIDYQEVLKIGSTQTFTTSNLMPFLEKLNSDFKQMNLEFAVDSSLNLIDKLLDYKLDIAFVNGNPNHKDIEILNVVEEKMVLVEPLNKEPQKTCFVFKKSCSNCATLESYIKNTRDENYKTVELENFELILGCIKAGFGIGLLSPKIIEKFGYTNKVKTTDIENHLDTHLICRKDYLPIIHEYLRKVNL, encoded by the coding sequence ATGGATTCAAATTTATTAAAAGTTTTTATAAAAGTTGCAAATACAAAATCTATTTCACAAGCAGCAAAAGAGTTAGAGTTTACTCAATCAAACGTAACATTACGAATAAAACAGTTAGAAAAAAATATAGGATATTCACTTTTTCATAGAACAAATAGAGGGGTTATTCTTACAAATGAGGGAGAAAAACTTTTTCCCTATGCCATGGACATTATAAAAAAAGTAGAAGAAGCTCAAGTTCATATGCGAAATATAGATTATCAAGAAGTTTTAAAAATAGGTTCTACCCAAACTTTTACTACAAGCAATCTAATGCCATTTTTAGAAAAACTAAATAGTGATTTTAAACAAATGAATTTAGAGTTTGCAGTGGATAGTAGTTTAAATTTGATAGATAAACTATTAGATTATAAACTTGATATAGCTTTTGTAAATGGAAATCCAAATCATAAAGATATAGAGATTTTAAATGTAGTTGAAGAAAAGATGGTTTTAGTAGAACCTTTAAATAAAGAACCACAAAAGACTTGTTTTGTATTTAAAAAGTCTTGTTCAAACTGTGCAACTTTGGAAAGTTATATTAAAAATACAAGAGATGAAAACTACAAAACAGTAGAGTTAGAAAATTTTGAGTTAATCCTTGGTTGTATAAAAGCAGGTTTTGGAATAGGTCTTTTATCTCCAAAGATTATAGAAAAATTTGGCTACACAAACAAGGTTAAAACTACAGATATAGAAAATCATCTTGATACACATTTAATTTGTAGAAAAGATTATCTTCCAATAATTCATGAGTACCTGAGAAAAGTAAATCTTTAG
- a CDS encoding GNAT family N-acetyltransferase, with protein MSKVIIRDAVIDDAQTILNFITELAIYEKAEHEVKTDVEQIKESIFGENSTVSAFICEEDGVAIGFAVYFYNYSTWLGKNGIYLEDLYVSKDKRGSGAGKAILKHLVKKAYDEGCGRVEWSCLDWNTPSREFYESIGAKSQDEWIGYRLEGQSLSNFANS; from the coding sequence ATGTCAAAAGTTATTATAAGAGATGCCGTTATTGATGATGCACAAACAATTTTAAATTTTATTACAGAACTTGCAATTTATGAAAAAGCTGAACATGAAGTGAAAACTGATGTTGAGCAAATAAAAGAATCTATCTTTGGTGAAAACTCAACGGTAAGTGCTTTTATATGTGAAGAAGACGGTGTTGCAATTGGCTTTGCAGTGTATTTTTATAATTATTCAACTTGGCTTGGTAAAAATGGTATTTATTTAGAAGACTTATATGTAAGCAAAGATAAAAGAGGAAGTGGTGCTGGAAAAGCTATCTTAAAACACCTTGTTAAAAAAGCCTATGATGAAGGTTGTGGTAGAGTAGAATGGTCTTGTTTAGATTGGAATACTCCTTCAAGAGAGTTTTATGAAAGTATTGGTGCAAAGAGTCAAGATGAGTGGATTGGATATAGATTGGAAGGTCAATCCTTATCAAACTTTGCAAATAGCTAA
- a CDS encoding tetratricopeptide repeat protein: protein MNQEKIDDFYSLMAQASSLTKEKKDDDSLKIYETILKEFEQTDDESIKEYLPYTYYNKALVHARRKEFKKELETYNTLLEKFISNFSKKAELIIAKAYMNKAVCIQELYDEKSSLDTYKEFINNFENTIDTEILKDLVQAKYNTALIQASLDENDEAIKKYDEIINTYRNSEDETILEFVIKSLVNKANKQKELFEYEDSLKTFDEVLNSFSNLKGVFLGQIAIAYHNKAAVLSELQRENDLQNVCDEIIEKFSNINDEFIINIVSSAEVLKDKDRFNNSF, encoded by the coding sequence ATGAATCAAGAAAAAATAGATGATTTTTACTCTTTAATGGCACAAGCCTCAAGTTTAACAAAAGAGAAAAAGGATGATGATTCTTTGAAAATTTATGAAACTATTTTAAAAGAATTTGAGCAAACTGATGATGAAAGTATAAAAGAGTATTTGCCTTATACTTATTATAATAAAGCTTTAGTTCATGCTAGAAGAAAAGAGTTTAAAAAAGAGTTAGAAACTTATAACACTCTTTTAGAGAAGTTTATATCAAATTTTTCAAAAAAAGCAGAACTTATAATAGCAAAAGCTTATATGAATAAAGCTGTTTGTATTCAAGAGCTTTATGATGAAAAAAGTTCTTTAGATACATATAAAGAGTTTATAAATAATTTTGAAAATACTATTGATACTGAGATTTTAAAAGATTTGGTTCAAGCTAAATATAATACAGCTTTAATTCAAGCTTCACTTGATGAAAATGATGAAGCTATAAAAAAATATGATGAAATAATTAATACTTATAGAAATAGTGAAGATGAAACTATTTTAGAGTTTGTAATAAAATCTTTAGTAAATAAAGCAAATAAGCAAAAAGAGCTATTTGAATATGAAGATTCTTTAAAAACTTTTGATGAGGTTTTAAACTCTTTTTCTAATCTAAAAGGAGTTTTTTTAGGTCAAATCGCAATTGCATATCATAATAAAGCAGCAGTTTTAAGTGAACTTCAAAGGGAAAATGATTTACAAAATGTATGTGATGAGATAATTGAAAAGTTTTCAAATATAAATGATGAGTTTATTATAAATATTGTTTCCTCAGCAGAAGTTTTAAAAGATAAGGATAGGTTTAACAACTCTTTTTAA
- a CDS encoding DUF4197 domain-containing protein — protein MKKKTIILSLALCTTLSFSFDLNNFAKDVVNNLSNNEKASEKKEVTNTKSTTNLSQDTVSSGLKEALKVGVNYAVETLGSENGYLNNSQVKIPLPKNLQKVETIVRKAGGDKIADDLINSMNSAATQAAPKTAEIFVDAINKMSLEDAKNILAGDEHAATNYFKTNTNEALSNMIKPIVTKAMEDNSVAKYYDTFNSYYKEYGKEYVENSSVMNLAKNFGVDSYLPSSSDESINDYVTTKAIDGLFTIISEKEAAIRKNPIEQTTSILKEVFGGN, from the coding sequence ATGAAGAAAAAAACTATTATTTTATCTTTAGCTCTTTGCACTACACTAAGTTTTTCATTTGACTTAAATAATTTTGCAAAAGATGTTGTAAATAATTTATCAAATAATGAAAAAGCAAGTGAAAAAAAAGAAGTAACAAATACAAAAAGTACAACAAATTTATCCCAAGACACAGTTTCAAGTGGTTTAAAAGAAGCTTTAAAAGTAGGTGTTAATTATGCTGTTGAAACACTTGGTTCAGAAAATGGGTATTTAAATAATTCTCAAGTTAAAATTCCACTTCCTAAAAATCTTCAAAAAGTAGAAACAATTGTTAGAAAAGCTGGTGGAGATAAAATTGCAGATGATTTAATAAACTCTATGAATAGTGCAGCAACACAAGCAGCTCCAAAAACAGCTGAAATTTTTGTTGATGCTATAAATAAGATGTCTTTAGAAGATGCAAAAAATATTTTAGCTGGTGATGAACATGCCGCTACAAACTATTTTAAAACAAATACAAATGAAGCCTTATCAAATATGATAAAACCTATTGTAACTAAAGCAATGGAAGACAATAGTGTTGCAAAATATTATGATACATTTAACTCATATTATAAAGAATATGGAAAAGAATATGTGGAAAATAGTTCAGTAATGAACCTTGCAAAAAACTTTGGAGTAGATTCTTACTTACCTAGTAGTAGTGATGAAAGTATTAATGATTATGTAACTACTAAAGCTATTGATGGTTTATTTACTATTATTTCTGAAAAAGAAGCAGCTATTAGAAAAAATCCTATTGAACAAACAACTTCGATACTTAAAGAAGTATTTGGAGGAAATTAA
- a CDS encoding HPP family protein gives MKRFFKKFKKINTEKIAIENLIWSWIGSFIGILSISFIHFNFLKDTDLSLIIGSFGASAVLIYGALHSPMAQPRNLIGGHILSAIIGVACFKICGEYIWLCSAFAVASAILVMQLTLTLHPPGGATALIAVIGSEQIHNLGFLYVLIPVASGAFIMYFIALIINNIPKKRYYPNSKEKLD, from the coding sequence ATGAAAAGATTTTTTAAAAAATTCAAAAAAATTAATACTGAAAAAATAGCTATTGAGAATCTTATTTGGTCTTGGATAGGTTCTTTTATTGGAATACTTTCAATCTCTTTTATACATTTTAATTTTTTAAAAGATACTGATTTAAGTTTGATAATTGGTTCTTTTGGAGCAAGTGCTGTTTTAATATATGGAGCATTGCACTCTCCTATGGCACAACCAAGAAATCTTATCGGCGGTCATATTTTAAGTGCTATTATTGGAGTAGCTTGTTTTAAAATTTGTGGTGAGTACATTTGGCTATGCTCTGCTTTTGCTGTGGCTAGTGCAATTCTTGTAATGCAATTAACATTAACTCTTCATCCTCCAGGAGGAGCAACTGCTTTAATTGCTGTAATTGGAAGTGAACAAATTCATAATTTAGGTTTTTTATATGTTTTAATACCTGTGGCAAGTGGTGCTTTTATTATGTATTTTATTGCACTTATTATAAATAATATTCCTAAAAAAAGGTACTATCCTAACTCAAAAGAAAAGCTAGATTAA
- a CDS encoding LOG family protein: MNCDTIYNTRISDDFNNGKKLLYDLKNNVTVFGSARTQENNAYAKKAQELGYVLANEGINIITGGGDGIMQAANKGAFESKKAQSVGLSIELPFENSVNPYTTKSLTFNYFFSRKYMLVKYSKACIIFPGGFGTLDELFEVLTLIQTHKMRDGFKLYLVGCDFWKGLIEFIKTTLVSEKMIDAGDLDIIKLSDDIEAIKNEIIKL, from the coding sequence ATGAATTGCGATACAATTTACAATACAAGAATAAGTGATGACTTTAATAATGGTAAGAAGTTATTATATGATTTAAAAAACAATGTTACAGTTTTTGGAAGTGCAAGAACACAAGAAAACAATGCATATGCAAAAAAAGCTCAAGAACTTGGATATGTTTTAGCTAATGAAGGTATAAATATTATTACTGGTGGTGGAGACGGTATAATGCAAGCTGCAAATAAAGGTGCCTTTGAATCTAAAAAAGCTCAATCTGTAGGTCTTAGTATAGAACTTCCCTTTGAAAACTCTGTAAATCCTTATACAACAAAAAGTCTTACCTTTAATTACTTTTTTTCAAGAAAATATATGCTTGTAAAATATTCTAAGGCGTGTATTATTTTTCCTGGAGGTTTTGGAACTTTAGATGAACTTTTTGAAGTTCTTACTTTAATTCAAACTCATAAAATGAGAGATGGATTTAAACTATATTTAGTTGGTTGTGACTTTTGGAAAGGTTTAATAGAGTTTATAAAAACAACTTTAGTAAGTGAAAAGATGATTGATGCGGGAGATTTAGATATTATAAAATTAAGTGATGATATTGAAGCTATAAAAAATGAGATTATAAAACTTTAA
- a CDS encoding sensor histidine kinase, with the protein MFSEKNIPKLIILTPIITVILIAFLTIYFFVQNQYNYFEMESILVEKEYLQKQKDILKKEVDYAVNYINHRVNNNEKLTEEELKKDILEYLETIRYGKHGYLWVHDTDYYLRAHPFRQNSLNTYDVDLKDAKGSLITKKFIDETIKNPKGVFVEYHWQKPKEENFSKKLGYFELYSKYKWVIGAGLYIDDIQKSIKENKEKLQKKINKHIRLVVIVSFLVILIIGILSFFISRKITKVFKRYQNNVKKKELLLEDLNRNLELKVQKAIKEVKRKDRAMLHQSRLARMGAMLSMIAHQWRQPLSEVSGILMELETANKFGKVTSSMIENSVKDSNKQIEFMSNTIEDFRNFFKPDKKKVDFYLEVACDEALTLVEASLKSFNIKIEKKIKFNSLIYGYEREFAQVILNLLSNAKDVLVQRNIQNPTIKLVVSKKDNNAIIKVKDNAGGVEDDYLDLIFEPYFTTKSSSKGTGLGLYMAKMIIEKNMGGELSVENKRKGACFLIVLPIEELKK; encoded by the coding sequence TTGTTTAGTGAAAAAAATATCCCAAAACTTATTATTCTTACTCCCATTATAACTGTTATTTTAATTGCATTTCTTACAATTTATTTTTTTGTGCAAAATCAATATAACTATTTTGAAATGGAAAGTATTTTAGTTGAAAAAGAGTATTTACAAAAACAAAAAGATATATTAAAAAAAGAAGTTGATTATGCAGTAAATTATATAAACCATAGGGTAAACAATAATGAAAAACTAACAGAAGAAGAACTTAAAAAAGATATTTTAGAATACTTAGAAACAATAAGATATGGTAAACATGGTTACTTATGGGTGCATGATACAGATTATTATTTAAGAGCTCACCCTTTTAGACAAAATAGTCTTAATACTTATGATGTGGATTTAAAAGATGCAAAGGGAAGTTTGATTACTAAAAAGTTTATTGATGAAACCATAAAGAATCCTAAAGGAGTTTTTGTTGAATATCATTGGCAAAAACCTAAAGAAGAAAATTTTTCAAAAAAATTGGGTTATTTTGAGCTTTATTCAAAATATAAATGGGTTATTGGAGCAGGACTTTATATTGATGATATTCAAAAATCAATTAAAGAAAATAAAGAAAAACTTCAAAAAAAAATAAATAAACATATAAGACTTGTGGTAATCGTTTCTTTTTTAGTTATTCTAATAATTGGTATTTTATCTTTTTTTATTTCAAGAAAAATAACAAAAGTTTTTAAAAGATATCAAAATAATGTAAAGAAAAAAGAGCTTTTATTAGAAGATTTAAATAGAAATCTTGAGTTAAAAGTACAAAAAGCTATAAAAGAAGTAAAAAGAAAAGATAGAGCTATGCTTCATCAATCAAGACTTGCAAGAATGGGAGCAATGCTTTCTATGATTGCACATCAGTGGAGACAACCTTTAAGCGAAGTATCTGGAATACTTATGGAATTAGAAACAGCTAATAAGTTTGGAAAAGTTACTAGTTCTATGATTGAAAATTCTGTGAAAGATTCAAATAAACAAATAGAATTTATGTCAAATACAATTGAGGATTTTAGAAATTTTTTTAAACCAGACAAAAAGAAAGTTGATTTTTACCTTGAAGTAGCTTGTGATGAAGCCCTTACTTTAGTTGAAGCTTCTTTAAAAAGTTTTAATATTAAAATAGAAAAAAAGATTAAATTTAATTCTTTAATTTATGGTTATGAAAGAGAATTTGCACAAGTCATTTTAAATCTTTTATCCAATGCAAAAGATGTTTTAGTACAAAGGAATATTCAAAATCCTACAATAAAATTAGTAGTAAGTAAAAAAGACAATAATGCAATAATAAAAGTAAAAGATAATGCAGGTGGGGTTGAAGATGATTATTTAGATTTGATTTTTGAACCTTATTTTACAACCAAAAGTTCCTCAAAAGGTACAGGGCTGGGTCTTTATATGGCTAAAATGATTATTGAAAAAAATATGGGTGGAGAATTAAGTGTTGAAAATAAAAGAAAAGGTGCTTGTTTTTTAATAGTATTACCTATTGAAGAGCTTAAAAAATAG
- a CDS encoding response regulator transcription factor — MENLIKQLQEYTVLCVEDEDGIRKRLVNTLKYYFKGVYEASNAEDAFYLYKEYKPSLIITDIEMPNKSGISLVEDIRKNDIETIIIMVTAYSNEEYLLDLINLHINQYLLKPVNSDSLLNGIIKAFGNKLHEILSFHKDLYFDMSQRELFYKNALVPLRKRDKEFLILLYKNKNSVLSYELIEEYLWRDKSMSIAALKTFIKEFRKRIPIEIIINKPQEGYKLINF, encoded by the coding sequence ATGGAAAACTTAATAAAACAACTTCAAGAATATACAGTTTTATGTGTTGAAGATGAAGATGGTATTAGAAAAAGATTAGTAAATACTTTAAAATACTATTTTAAAGGTGTCTATGAAGCAAGTAATGCAGAGGATGCTTTTTATTTGTATAAAGAGTATAAACCAAGTTTAATAATTACAGATATTGAAATGCCTAATAAAAGTGGAATATCCTTGGTAGAAGATATTAGGAAAAATGATATTGAAACAATCATTATTATGGTAACAGCTTATTCAAATGAAGAGTATTTATTAGATTTGATAAATTTGCATATTAATCAATATCTTTTAAAACCTGTTAATTCTGATTCTTTATTAAATGGAATAATCAAAGCTTTTGGTAATAAACTACATGAAATACTCTCTTTTCACAAGGACTTATATTTTGATATGAGTCAAAGGGAACTTTTTTATAAAAATGCTTTAGTTCCTTTAAGAAAAAGAGATAAAGAATTTTTAATCTTATTATATAAAAATAAAAATTCTGTATTAAGTTATGAATTAATAGAAGAGTATTTATGGAGAGATAAATCAATGAGTATTGCTGCTTTAAAAACATTTATTAAAGAGTTTAGAAAAAGAATACCAATAGAGATAATAATTAATAAACCTCAAGAGGGTTATAAATTAATTAATTTCTAA
- a CDS encoding TRAP transporter substrate-binding protein, giving the protein MFKKSLLFISLASIVFAGNIKMDLNAKYGANNFHTKGAQKYAQLVKDYSKGSVNITVHPGSALIKGNPLKAVKDATVAMTDMFIPFTSGGGKVFGISALPFIADSYDEAYKLYQLAKPAYEKTAKKWNQKILYSVTWPASGFYSKKQINTIADFDDVKTRTYDKNSAAFVNKAGGSAVALPWGEVYSSLRTGMVDSVVTSSASGKDGKFWEVLSHYTKINYAYPLQAVTINLDYWNSLSKAQQGAMLKAAKEIEASQWEAAKQEDKVALETLAKNGVIVNEASQELKTQLDKIADELLKEYLSDANSQIKKIFEEYRK; this is encoded by the coding sequence ATGTTTAAGAAAAGTTTACTTTTTATCTCTCTTGCAAGTATAGTTTTTGCAGGAAATATCAAAATGGATTTAAATGCTAAATATGGAGCAAATAATTTCCATACTAAAGGTGCTCAAAAATATGCACAACTAGTAAAAGATTATTCAAAAGGAAGTGTGAATATTACTGTTCATCCAGGAAGTGCTTTGATTAAAGGGAATCCCCTAAAAGCAGTAAAAGATGCTACCGTAGCAATGACAGATATGTTTATTCCTTTCACTTCTGGTGGAGGAAAAGTTTTTGGAATTTCTGCTTTACCATTTATTGCTGATTCTTATGATGAAGCATATAAGTTATATCAATTAGCAAAACCAGCTTATGAAAAAACAGCTAAAAAATGGAATCAAAAAATACTTTATTCTGTAACTTGGCCTGCAAGTGGGTTTTATTCAAAAAAGCAGATAAATACAATAGCTGATTTTGATGATGTAAAAACAAGAACTTATGATAAAAACTCAGCTGCATTTGTTAATAAAGCAGGGGGAAGTGCTGTTGCTTTACCTTGGGGAGAAGTATATTCTTCTCTTAGAACAGGAATGGTAGACTCTGTTGTTACTTCATCAGCTTCAGGAAAAGATGGCAAATTTTGGGAGGTTTTATCTCACTATACAAAAATCAATTATGCTTATCCTTTACAAGCTGTTACTATTAATTTAGACTATTGGAATTCTTTAAGTAAAGCTCAACAAGGTGCAATGTTAAAAGCAGCAAAAGAGATTGAAGCTTCTCAATGGGAAGCAGCAAAACAAGAAGATAAAGTTGCTTTAGAGACTCTTGCAAAAAATGGGGTGATTGTAAATGAAGCTTCACAAGAGTTAAAAACTCAATTAGACAAGATAGCAGATGAATTACTAAAAGAGTATTTATCAGATGCAAATTCTCAAATCAAAAAAATATTTGAAGAATATAGAAAGTAA